Proteins encoded together in one Amblyomma americanum isolate KBUSLIRL-KWMA chromosome 1, ASM5285725v1, whole genome shotgun sequence window:
- the LOC144115732 gene encoding uncharacterized protein LOC144115732: MAFGTSPSGLRAASRVARAADARAEDERHSLFKRKTSLKLWAVLSSFEVRGVLAPATTATQPARRLPAPTASAKGPSDSCRVVGETLRAPDAGARDMAAAVLTSAQQPQGATTPEASRRVQRALLKLELPDWFRQHYRPPRRDAGSRLGDDGAPRWPKWRAPPAKDALRPAQTATTTLPADRRNLVIPKRVTFREKGSSRSPVRNWAYRSLRTPYLGWRSAELGAAAPTPHQAAAVR, encoded by the exons TTGGCACATCGCCTTCGGGGCTGCGAGCAGCGAGTCGGGTCGCCCGTGCCGCGGACGCCAGAGCCGAAGACGAGCGTCACAGCCTCTTCAAAAGG aaaacatctTTGAAACTGTGGGCGGTGCTCTCATCATTCGAG GTGCGAGGCGTCCTCGCTCCGGCCACGACGGCGACGCAGCCCGCCCGGCGGCTCCCCGCACCGACTGCGTCAGCCAAGGGGCCCAGCGACAGCTGCCGCGTCGTCGGCGAGACTCTCCGCGCGCCTGACGCGGGGGCGAGGGACATGGCGGCCGCGGTTCTGACTTCGGCGCAGCAGCCGCAGGGAGCCACGACCCCGGAGGCTAGTCGGCGGGTGCAGCGGGCGCTGCTCAAGCTCGAGCTTCCGGACTGGTTCCGACAGCACTACCGGCCCCCCAGGAGGGACGCCGGATCCCGGCTCGGCGACGACGGCGCGCCGCGGTGGCCCAAGTGGCGCGCGCCGCCCGCCAAGGACGCCCTCCGGCCGGCCCAG acagccacgaccacgCTGCCGGCTGACCGGAGGAATCTGGTGATCCCCAAGCGGGTCACCTTCCGCGAGAAAGGCTCCTCTCGCAGCCCCGTCAGGAACTGGGCGTATCGGTCTCTGCGGACGCCGTACCTGGGCTGGCGCAGCGCGGAGCTCGGCGCAGCCGCTCCAACTCCGCACCAGGCGGCTGCCGTCCGGTGA